In Gossypium hirsutum isolate 1008001.06 chromosome D06, Gossypium_hirsutum_v2.1, whole genome shotgun sequence, one genomic interval encodes:
- the LOC107942649 gene encoding polcalcin Phl p 7, protein MAIKTRTYSVVDGKREMTIDEFKRWLKKFDDDKDGRISRGELADAIRVSHGGWFTGRKSKRIIGLVDADRNGFIDDNEIKNLAEFAEKYLNVKILYL, encoded by the coding sequence ATGGCCATTAAAACTCGTACGTACTCTGTCGTCGATGGCAAGCGGGAAATGACGATCGATGAGTTCAAAAGATGGTTAAAGAAATTTGATGATGATAAGGACGGAAGGATTAGCAGAGGCGAGCTTGCCGATGCTATACGAGTCTCCCACGGTGGATGGTTCACTGGGAGGAAGAGCAAGCGTATAATCGGATTGGTGGATGCCGATCGTAATGGCTTTATTGATGATAATGAGATCAAAAACCTTGCGGAATTTGCAGAAAAATACttgaatgtgaaaattttgtactTGTAA